The following coding sequences lie in one Haemorhous mexicanus isolate bHaeMex1 chromosome 10, bHaeMex1.pri, whole genome shotgun sequence genomic window:
- the APOD gene encoding apolipoprotein D has protein sequence MLGTAVRLSVLLSLFSVGKGQMFHVGPCPDPSVQEEFDINKYLGKWYEIEKLPSTFEKGSCIQANYSLKENGKFKVINKEMLANGKINEAEGELMHMDVKQPAKLGVRFNWFMPAAPYWVISTDYENYSLVYSCTNILWLFHMDYAWILSRAPDMHPETVENLKSVLQSYKIDTDKMMPTDQANCPAEM, from the exons ATGCTGGGCACGGCAGTGCGGCTCTCAGTCCTGCTCAGCCTCTTCAGCGTTGGGAAAGGCCAGATGTTTCATGTGGGACCATGCCCAGATCCATCAGTTCAAGAAGAATTCGATATCAACAAG TATTTGGGGAAATGGTACGAGATAGAGAAGCTGCCCTCAACTTTTGAGAAAGGAAGCTGCATCCAGGCAAATTACTCATTGAAGGAGAACGGGAAGTTCAAGGTGATCAACAAGGAGATGCT TGCCAATGGCAAAATCAATGAAGCTGAAGGAGAACTCATGCACATGGATGTAAAGCAGCCGGCCAAGCTGGGCGTCCGCTTTAACTGGT TCATGCCTGCTGCCCCTTACTGGGTCATCTCCACTGACTATGAAAATTACTCCCTGGTTTACTCCTGCACGAACATCCTCTGGCTCTTCCACATGGACTATGCCTGGATTCTGTCAAGAGCTCCTGACATGCACCCAGAAACTGTGGAGAACCTGAAGAGTGTTCTCCAGTCCTACAAGATCGACACTGATAAAATGATGCCCACTGACCAAGCCAACTGCCCTGCTGAGATGTAA
- the PPP1R2 gene encoding protein phosphatase inhibitor 2 isoform X1: MEEPSVPDASAARRGPIKGILKKSGSKASSGAAAGARQPSQACDEDEQGKKSQKWDEMNIIATYHPAGKDYGLMKIDEPSTPYHSMTGEDDEDPVSDSECEPLRADVLSKKLAAAAEGRGPKIIARQEESSEEEDEDEELTPEEREKKKQFEMKRKMHYNEGRNIKLARQLIAKELHGEEEEDDEDEEMRDAADVETMSTETTEHATGRKSGMLLEPVSGLSLHRKLIKL; encoded by the exons aTGGAGGAGCCGTCGGTACCGGACGCctcggcggcgcggcggggacCCATCAAGGGCATCCTGAAGAAGAGCGGCAGCAAGGCTTCGTCGGGAGCGGCCGCGGGGGCGCgacagcccagccaggcctgCGACGAGGACGAGCAAGG tAAAAAGTCCCAGAAGTGGGATGAAATGAACATCATAGCTACATACCACCCTGCAGGCAAAGATTATGGCTTGATGAAAATCGATGAGCCAAGTACTCCTTACCACAG CATGACAGGAGAAGATGATGAGGATCCAGTGAGTGATTCAGAATGTGAGCCTTTAAGAGCAGATGTGTTGAGTAAAAA actggcagctgcagctgaaggtaGAGGACCCAAGATTATAGCAAGGCAAGAAGAaagcagtgaggaggaggatgaggatgaagaatTAACACCTGAAGAACGGG agaaaaagaaacagtttgaaatgaagagaaaaatgcacTACAATGAAGGAAGAAACATCAAATTGGCAAGGCAGCTCATTGCAAAAGAACTACATggtgaagaagaggaagatgatgaggatgaagagATGCGTGATGCTGCAGATGTAGAAACAATGAGTACAGAAACTACCGAACACG CTACTGGAAGAAAGTCTGGGATGTTGCTGGAACCTGTTTCAGGGCTGTCTCTTCATAGGAAACTCATAAAGCTGTAG
- the PPP1R2 gene encoding protein phosphatase inhibitor 2 isoform X2, whose product MEEPSVPDASAARRGPIKGILKKSGSKASSGAAAGARQPSQACDEDEQGKKSQKWDEMNIIATYHPAGKDYGLMKIDEPSTPYHSMTGEDDEDPVSDSECEPLRADVLSKKLAAAAEGRGPKIIARQEESSEEEDEDEELTPEEREKKKQFEMKRKMHYNEGRNIKLARQLIAKELHGEEEEDDEDEEMRDAADVETMSTETTEHGELLIEISC is encoded by the exons aTGGAGGAGCCGTCGGTACCGGACGCctcggcggcgcggcggggacCCATCAAGGGCATCCTGAAGAAGAGCGGCAGCAAGGCTTCGTCGGGAGCGGCCGCGGGGGCGCgacagcccagccaggcctgCGACGAGGACGAGCAAGG tAAAAAGTCCCAGAAGTGGGATGAAATGAACATCATAGCTACATACCACCCTGCAGGCAAAGATTATGGCTTGATGAAAATCGATGAGCCAAGTACTCCTTACCACAG CATGACAGGAGAAGATGATGAGGATCCAGTGAGTGATTCAGAATGTGAGCCTTTAAGAGCAGATGTGTTGAGTAAAAA actggcagctgcagctgaaggtaGAGGACCCAAGATTATAGCAAGGCAAGAAGAaagcagtgaggaggaggatgaggatgaagaatTAACACCTGAAGAACGGG agaaaaagaaacagtttgaaatgaagagaaaaatgcacTACAATGAAGGAAGAAACATCAAATTGGCAAGGCAGCTCATTGCAAAAGAACTACATggtgaagaagaggaagatgatgaggatgaagagATGCGTGATGCTGCAGATGTAGAAACAATGAGTACAGAAACTACCGAACACGGTGAGCTACTG ATTGAGATTTCTTGCTGA
- the PPP1R2 gene encoding protein phosphatase inhibitor 2 isoform X3: MEEPSVPDASAARRGPIKGILKKSGSKASSGAAAGARQPSQACDEDEQGKKSQKWDEMNIIATYHPAGKDYGLMKIDEPSTPYHSMTGEDDEDPVSDSECEPLRADVLSKKLAAAAEGRGPKIIARQEESSEEEDEDEELTPEEREKKKQFEMKRKMHYNEGRNIKLARQLIAKELHGEEEEDDEDEEMRDAADVETMSTETTEHD; the protein is encoded by the exons aTGGAGGAGCCGTCGGTACCGGACGCctcggcggcgcggcggggacCCATCAAGGGCATCCTGAAGAAGAGCGGCAGCAAGGCTTCGTCGGGAGCGGCCGCGGGGGCGCgacagcccagccaggcctgCGACGAGGACGAGCAAGG tAAAAAGTCCCAGAAGTGGGATGAAATGAACATCATAGCTACATACCACCCTGCAGGCAAAGATTATGGCTTGATGAAAATCGATGAGCCAAGTACTCCTTACCACAG CATGACAGGAGAAGATGATGAGGATCCAGTGAGTGATTCAGAATGTGAGCCTTTAAGAGCAGATGTGTTGAGTAAAAA actggcagctgcagctgaaggtaGAGGACCCAAGATTATAGCAAGGCAAGAAGAaagcagtgaggaggaggatgaggatgaagaatTAACACCTGAAGAACGGG agaaaaagaaacagtttgaaatgaagagaaaaatgcacTACAATGAAGGAAGAAACATCAAATTGGCAAGGCAGCTCATTGCAAAAGAACTACATggtgaagaagaggaagatgatgaggatgaagagATGCGTGATGCTGCAGATGTAGAAACAATGAGTACAGAAACTACCGAACACG ATTGA